A segment of the Bacteroidota bacterium genome:
AGCAGCAGATTGGTATTACAAAGCCCGTGCCCCCCCTACCGGTGCACGACCGGTGCATTGCCATGCTTCCCCCTTTTTATTTATAGGATGGGTATCATTTTTAGGAGAAGCCTACAGGCTGGGCATGCTATAACCTTGCGGCCACGGGCTCGTTATATGGCCTTTATTTCTTATTTGCAGGATGATACAGAGTATGACCGGCTACGGAATAGGCAAAGCCTCCGACGCAGACCTGCAGATTACGGCCGAGCTAAAGAGCCTGAACAGCCGAAACGCCGAGATATACATCCGGTTGCCCCCCGCTTATTTCCACCAGGAGATCCGCCTGAAAAACCTGCTGGCAGCCCGGCTGGAACGGGGCAAGATCAGCATGGTGCTGACGGTGGAGCGCCAGGGTGCCACCCAGGGCGAAAGCCCCGTACAGGTAAACACCCCCCTGCTGAAAGCCTACTACACAGCACTGAGCCAGCTACAGCTGGAGCTGGGCGATCCGCGCCCGCTGAGCCTGGAGAGCCTGCTGGGCCTGCCTGGGGTAGTGGCCGAGCAGCGGGCCGAGCAGGTGGGCGAGGACGAATGGAAGCTGGTGCAGGCTGCTGTAGACATGGCCCTGGACAACCTGCTGGCCGAGCGAAACAAGGAGGGCGCAGCCCTGCAGCAAGACCTGCAGGCACGCATACGCCAGGTGCGCAGGCTGGCCGCCCAGGTGCCACAGTATGCGCAGGGGCGGGTAGAGGCCATACGCAGCCGCATTACCGCTGCCTTTGGCGAGCTGGGCGAAGGCCTGAGCATGAGCGAAGAGCGCCTGCAGCAGGAGCTGATCTACTACCTGGAAAAATACGACATCAATGAGGAGCAAGTGCGCCTGGCCGCCCACCTGGACAACTTTGACCAGACCCTGGACGAGGAGAAAGGCCAGGGCCGAAAGCTGCTATTCATTGTGCAGGAGCTATGGCGAGAGGTGAACACCCTAGGGGTAAAGTCCTACGACCTGCAGATTCAAAACCTGGTGGTGCAGATGAAGGACGAGCTGGAAAAGCTGAAGGAGCAACTGATGAACATTCTGTAGGACGGCCCCTGTTTTTTTGGCTAATTTGTGCGCCCAAGCCATGAAGGAAGGCCCCATCATCATCGTATCCGCCCCCAGTGGCGCAGGCAAGACCACCTTGGTGCGCGCTGTGATGAAGCAGATACCGGAGCTGATGTTCTCCGTATCGGCCACCACCCGCGCCCCCCGGCCCCACGAGCAGGAGGGGGTGGACTATTACTTCCTGTCGGTGCCCGAGTTCAAGGCACGCATAGCAGCGGGCCGCTTCATCGAGTGGGAAGAAGTGTACCAGGGCCGCTACTACGGCACCCAGCAAGATGAAGTGGAACGCATCCAGGCCCTTGGGCGCATCCCGTTATTTGAGCTGGATGCCATAGGGGGCATCCACCTGAAGCAGCAGTTTGGCACACATGCCCTCAGCATTTTTGTAAATCCCCCCAGCCTGGATATCCTGCGCCAGCGCCTCATTGCCCGCGGTACCGAGACCCCCGAGGACATAGAGCGCCGCCTGGATAAATCGGCCTACGAGCTGGCCATGGCCGATCAATTTGATGCACAAATCGTAAACGACCGGCTGGACCAGGCCACCCACCGGATGGAGACCCTCATCCGCCAGTTTACCCGCCTGTAGCACATGAAAGTAGGGCTTTTTTTCGGCAGCTTCAACCCTATCCACCTGGGCCACCTGGTTATTGCCGAGGCAATGGCAGACCAGACGGGCCTGGACCAGGTATGGCTGGTGGTATCGCCCCACAACCCCCTAAAGCCCAAAGCCCAACTGCTGAATGAGGTAGACCGCCTGCACCTGTGCGAGCTGGCACTGGCGGGCAATGAGCGGGTGCGGGCTAGCAACGTAGAGTTTGCCCTGCCCAAGCCCAGCTACACCATAGATACCCTGGGCGTGCTTAGCGCCCGCTACCCCCGCACCTCTTTCTGCCTCATCATGGGTGCCGATAACCTGGCCAGCCTGCACCGCTGGAAGAACTATGAGGCCATTGTGGCCCACTATCCCATCTACGTATATCCGCGCCCGGGGGTAGAGCTGCCAAGCGTGCACCACCCCCATGTGCGACTGGTAGAGGCACCCCTGATGGGGATTTCTGCCACGCGCATCCGCCAGCTGCTGGCCCAGGGCAGATCGGCCCGCTACCTGGTGCCCGACCCTGCCCTGCACTACATCCAATCCCGACACCTCTATGGCCATCCGTAAGCATATACCCAACCTGCTGACCCTGGCGAATGTGGCCTGTGGCACTGCCGCCGTAGCCTTCAGCTTTCCGCACCAGGGGTTTAGCCCTACCCATATCAGCCTGGCAGCCCTGCTTATCCTGCTGGCCTCCGTGTTCGACTTTCTGGATGGCTTTGCAGCCCGCAGGCTACAGGCCTACAGCGCCCAGGGCCAGGTGCTGGATAGCCTGGCAGACCTGGTAAGCTTTGGCGTAGCCCCAGGCGTACTACTCTTCAGCCTGGCCAGCAACTACCTGTATGCCAGCCCCACCGATTCCAACCAGGCCGACTGGAGCACCGCCGCGTGGCTGGCACGGCTGAGCTGCCTGCTGCTACCCACTGCGGCTGCCTGGCGCCTCAGCCGCTTTGCAGCCGACACTACCCCTCGGCCCTACTTTCAGGGCCTGCCCGCCCCAGCAGCGGGCTTGTTTGTGGCCCTGCTGGGGCTATTGTTCAACGATGCGCGGATGAGCCTGTGGTTCCTCTTCGAGGCACCCAATAATACCCTGCTGGCCTACAGCCTTATCCATCCGGCCTCGCTCTTCCTGATGAACCTGATCCTGGCGGGGCTTATGCTTAGTACCTGGCCCATGCTCTCCTTCAAGATGAAGAACCTGAGCTGGCGGCAGCACCGCTACCACCTCATCTTCCTGGGCCTGGCAGGGGGCTTGCTAGCCTGGCTGGGTGGCTTGGCTGCCCTTCCCCTGGGCCTCGGCTACCTGCTGTGCTCGCTGCT
Coding sequences within it:
- a CDS encoding YicC family protein; its protein translation is MIQSMTGYGIGKASDADLQITAELKSLNSRNAEIYIRLPPAYFHQEIRLKNLLAARLERGKISMVLTVERQGATQGESPVQVNTPLLKAYYTALSQLQLELGDPRPLSLESLLGLPGVVAEQRAEQVGEDEWKLVQAAVDMALDNLLAERNKEGAALQQDLQARIRQVRRLAAQVPQYAQGRVEAIRSRITAAFGELGEGLSMSEERLQQELIYYLEKYDINEEQVRLAAHLDNFDQTLDEEKGQGRKLLFIVQELWREVNTLGVKSYDLQIQNLVVQMKDELEKLKEQLMNIL
- the gmk gene encoding guanylate kinase, with the protein product MKEGPIIIVSAPSGAGKTTLVRAVMKQIPELMFSVSATTRAPRPHEQEGVDYYFLSVPEFKARIAAGRFIEWEEVYQGRYYGTQQDEVERIQALGRIPLFELDAIGGIHLKQQFGTHALSIFVNPPSLDILRQRLIARGTETPEDIERRLDKSAYELAMADQFDAQIVNDRLDQATHRMETLIRQFTRL
- a CDS encoding nicotinate-nucleotide adenylyltransferase — its product is MKVGLFFGSFNPIHLGHLVIAEAMADQTGLDQVWLVVSPHNPLKPKAQLLNEVDRLHLCELALAGNERVRASNVEFALPKPSYTIDTLGVLSARYPRTSFCLIMGADNLASLHRWKNYEAIVAHYPIYVYPRPGVELPSVHHPHVRLVEAPLMGISATRIRQLLAQGRSARYLVPDPALHYIQSRHLYGHP
- a CDS encoding CDP-alcohol phosphatidyltransferase family protein, which codes for MAIRKHIPNLLTLANVACGTAAVAFSFPHQGFSPTHISLAALLILLASVFDFLDGFAARRLQAYSAQGQVLDSLADLVSFGVAPGVLLFSLASNYLYASPTDSNQADWSTAAWLARLSCLLLPTAAAWRLSRFAADTTPRPYFQGLPAPAAGLFVALLGLLFNDARMSLWFLFEAPNNTLLAYSLIHPASLFLMNLILAGLMLSTWPMLSFKMKNLSWRQHRYHLIFLGLAGGLLAWLGGLAALPLGLGYLLCSLLARKTYRMQPATPPEPVQHG